In Bactrocera neohumeralis isolate Rockhampton unplaced genomic scaffold, APGP_CSIRO_Bneo_wtdbg2-racon-allhic-juicebox.fasta_v2 cluster10, whole genome shotgun sequence, the genomic stretch TCAATTTTACGTTTCCGTCCAGTCTGTGTCTGTGTCTGTGTCTGTGTCTGCGTCTGCGTCTGCGTCAGTGGTGATTGAgaaaagatatttaaatatacactgcTACAGGCGGATTCACCAAAGTCGCTGAGGAAGGAGTCGTCACCTTCTGTCGTTACGGTGCCATAATTGCCTTGTGTGCTGAAAATGCATAtacaataaattatacaaataaaacaagaTTATACAAAACCTACTTCAAGTTGTCCATTTCAACGtcctttaaaaactttaagcTCTCTATCCACTTTCACTTTTTGTGTGGCGAATACACACCGCTTCCTGATGGTCTCTTTTTTAAGTCTTTGTAAAATTTATCTCGTAAGGTCCGCCAACGGGCCTTTAGCTTCTCACctaaaaacattcaaaacatgaataaatataaattttctgttaggttataaaattaaagatttaccTGGAATATGCAATTTCTCAAATAGCTCCTGAAATTTGGCGTCCCACAGGTAGCTATTTTTATAATTCCCAAGACTTTTCTCATATAGGAACCGGTTTCGCCAACAAATTCAATCAatgtttcttccatttttttatatcttttgtttattttcactgAACAGCTGAGCGCAATTTAAAATGTTGCCGGACTTtgctcaaaaattaattatttgaatgttGTCAGCACTGCCTCTGCGCAcagaaattcaaatttcacaTGCCGTGCAGATCTGCATTGAGGTGCAGAATTTGAACTGTCAAAtcagtacaaattttttttctgcacgCAGAATTCTGCACATGTAACTCCGGCATAAGTGTCGATTGTTTGCTTAGTTAGTAATTTTTTGTCGCGCAGTAAGGAGCTTATCaaagtttttataaagaaagtgattgctaaatatatatttctacaaTGTCCGAAAGGAAGAGAGTAAGTcaagttatttaatttactaTGTTTATGTTGCtgttacacatttttatatttttgtttttgaaaagaaacTAAGTATTGAAGAAATACACCAAATTATTAATTCTGATGCTGAGGATATTTTCGACGAAAATGATAGCGATGAAGACTTTGTACCTATCGCAGAAAATGAAACGGACGATTCAAATACTTCATCCAGTGAAAGTGAAGTAGATGTCGGTTTTGAAGGTAGCAATGCGACAGAAGAAGTCAATTTGCCAAATATTTTATCGAAAGATAAGAGCATAATATGGCATGATCAGCCACTTCCAATTTCAAGAGGCAAAAGTCCTCGAAATCAATTTTTATGTCGAAGTCCTGGCCCATCAAAGTGTGCTATTTCTATGGTCACAGATACAAAATcctcttttgatattttcatgccCTCAAGTATAAAAAACATAGTGGTAGAAATGAGCAACATCAGACAGTTGGAAAATTATAGACCTTATAGAATTGGAAGCATACATAGCATTGCAAATCTTAGCAGGAGTATACAAATCGCACAATGAAAGTCTAATTCATTTGTGGGATGAAAATAATGGCAAACCAATTTTTCGGGCCACAATGAGCTTGGAAAGACTTATGAACATATCACGATGCCTTCGTTTTGACTCCGCTGCAGACAGGGATGAGAGAAGACAGCGTGATAAATTGGcacctataaaaaaaatttgggatcAATGGAATCGGCAGCTCAGGTCATATTATCACTTACAAGAAAATGTAACAATAGATGAGCAGTTAGTACCTTTTCGTGGTCGTTGCAGCTTCAGGCAGTACATTCCATCGAAGCCCGCAAAATACGGCTTAAAAATATGGGCTCTATGTGATTCAAAAAGCAAGTATGCCTGGAGCATGGAAGTTTATTTAGGACGGGCAAGAAATACGCAACCGGAAAGGAACCAAGGTAGTGCATTTATAAATTGGCTTTTTGTATGTCTCAAACCTAAGTACAGTATAAATAAACCGTctctatacaaatatttttaggtGAACGTGTTGTTCTATCCCTATCAGAACCCCTTCCCAGAGGTCACACTATTACTTGCGATAACTTTTTTACGACGTACAATCTCGCCGTTCAGCTACTTCGCAGGAACATTACTTTAGTCGGTACTGTGAgtaaaaataagctttttttGCCAGGAGAAATTGTCGACATGAAGGAAAAGAACATTTcagaaagcaaatttttatttacggaGAATGTAACTATTGTATCGTACGTCccaaaacaatataaatttgttGTAGCATTGAGCTCCCTTCACCATTCTCCACTTGTTGATGAGGGTGACAGAAAAAAACCTGAAATAATACTTcactataataaaacaaaagctGGTGTGGATGCGCATGATCAGCTGGTTGCTAACTACACATGTAAACGTCAGACCAAACGTTGGCCAGTTGCCCTCTTTTCGAAtatctatactaatattataaagctgaagagtttgtttgtttgtttgaacgcgctaatctccgaaactactggttcgaattgaataattctttttgtgtGGGATAGTCCATTTATCGTGGAAGGCTATAGGCTATATAGCATCACGCTGCGAGCGGAGAAACAGTGGTAAAAAAAAACGGGGGAAATTATTTATCTTTGAGGGCTTCCGTTCCTTGCGCTGCGAAAGCggtttatgaaaatttcgaagagacAACATATCTCATTTACACAtttgccgacggcattttcatttcggtaatatgaaatttagaagagcgagtattaagacggttgtgttgtgttatattatgaaaataaagcacattttcaaaataacatttttccaaaaaattagtatgtagtttaatattgttaatttacagaataattatgcaaatcgggttgggaatgagcgaagtctttaatttaataaacttatacaataaataaaatatcatttctcattttaaatttgttattttaattggtatataaaatttattccacaattattatatagtagtccaaaaatatgaattcttattttcccaaaaatacatttgtaaaaaaaggatctttatccttttcttattatcttatttttcccagaaatacatttgtaaacaaaatgatctttatccttttttgttttccacataaaagatttaaggagttcaagagctcaaaacgtgcgctacatcagctacccacccgacggcatttcgtaatatgataaaataaaattttcaagagctcaaagcatgcgctgcATCAGCTCGAatctacctaccctacgcctttgcgcaaatgattatgttatgataacaaatgcccacatacagatttggcaatggcaatagcctACGTTCTATGTTCTCCACTGTTTCTGCTATCACTCACGCGGTCGGCTCCGTACTGAACGGTCGAACGCAGCGCTAATTTGTTTTTGCGATATATTATCAtcgtaataatactttttaaacacattttcattttgtagttgttttctatatagtagatatttttttgttttagtatattaatttgtttctaATAGTTTCATAGTAGttaatcctttttttgttttcatttagattattaattaaataaataggtTAGTTTaccttattttcgttttatcgtaattcttttgacataatattcagttaattttacatttcttttttctacattcttattattaattttctacGTTTTTTCTTTGTCACTATAATGCCTAGAAAAAGAACTCAGCTTTCTCGGCAGACTGCTACTGCAAAGCGACTGCGGGTTTTGAGCAGCAATGAAACTGAGGATGAGAATATGCATAGATTGGGTACTCAACGAGTAATCAGTGTACAAAATCGTGCTAGGGAATCGAGCGTTGAACGTTCGCAGCGTCTTGCCTCACAAAATTTCCGAACTTTGGCGAACCGACAACGGAAATCAAGCGCTGAACGTTCTTAACGTTTGGCCTCACGGAATTCCCGAACTTTGGCTGGCCGCAATCAGGAATCAAGCGCTGAACGATCCCATCGATTAGCACAGCAAAATGCCCGATCAGCAAGGAATAGAACTCGCAGGCAACGAGTTCAGAGCAGTAATTTATTGAATGCTGCGTTTATTTATGATTGCACCCTTGACTATACTGAGttaaatgatattgatattggtagAATGGATAAAATTTGCAACTTATGCCAAGCAAAAAAATGGGCGGCGGAAGCTCCTGGTCTGTGTTGTAGTGGTGGCAAAGTATATATACCTATAATTCCGCAACCTACATCAGTTTTAAAAGAACTGATATCAGGCTCACATCCATCATCAAAGCATTTCTTAAATCACTCAAAACAATATAATACACTATTTCAGATGACTTCATTTGGTGCCAAAGAAATTCGTGAGGGAAACTTTATGCCCACTTTTAAAGTCCAAGGGCAAGTTTATCATTTGATCGGTGACTTACTTCCAGCTGAAAGGGCGCAAcccgaatttttgcaaatatattttgtttcccaTTCAGATCAGATATCTTTGCGCTCAAATTTAAACCCTAGCTTGCAAATCGATCCTATCGACGTTCTCCAAACATATCTTCACGATCATAATAcgtatattaaaagttttaagtacAATCTGGAAAATAGAACGCCCAATgatttaaaacttattattcATGCTGATGTGAAACCGCCCAAAGAGCGTCGAGGTCGGTATAATGCGCCAGTAGCAGACGAAGACAAAGGTCCCCGAGATATTGTGTTGACTGAGAGAGATGGTCGACTTCAACGAGTTTCTGAAACTCATAGATCTTATGACCCGCTTTAATATCCCTTAATATTTCCCTTTGGAAACGACGGATACTGTATTAATATTCCACAGCAGGATACTACTGCTAGATCTAAAACAGTATCATGTATGCAGTTTTATGCATTTAGACTCATGGTGAGAATAAATGACTTTAACAGCATACATTATTTCAAAGGATTATTCAACCAATATTGTGTTGATATGGTagcaaaaatgatttcagagaGGCTTGACTTCatcaaaagaaatcaaaaaaaaattgagagcagaagaatacatttatttaaaagctgCCGTCGTAAATAATGGGAATATAAACGCTTCTAATACTGGCCAGCACGTTATATTGCCGTCGTCATTTACAGGATCCCCCAGAttcatgaatgaaaaaagtCTAGATGCTATGACATATCTCAGGAAATTTGGAAGAGCTGATCTCttcattacatttacatgtaacTCAGAATGGccggaaataaaaattgagttattaCCTAATCAACATTCTTACGACAGACATGATTTGGTTTCTAgagtatttcatttaaaactcaAGAAAATGATAGACCTACTAacgaagaagaatatttttggaCCATCGAAAGCTTTTGTTTACAGCGTAGaatggcaaaaaagaggtttaccTCACGCCCACATTTTATTGTGGCTGGCTAACAAAGTACAACCAGATTCTATAGATGCAATAATATCGGAAATACCTGACAAACAACAAGATCAAATTCTTCataatattgtcataaaaaatatgatacatGGTCCTCGCGGATTTCATATTTTGCGTCACCATGTATGAAATAAAACGTTTGTTCTAAAAAGTAccctaaacattttatttcggaaacacaaaccgGTGATGACGGTTACCCAACCTACAGACGAAGGTCTCCAGATAATGGTGGAAACACAGCAGTAATTCGTGTCAAAGGTACAGAAATGAGCGTGGATAATCGTTGGGTGGTTCCCTGTAATCCAGTGCTATCACGAATTTTTAATGCACACATTAACGTAAAGTTTTGTCAATCGGTCAAAGCTATTAAGTACATCTGTAAGTATATTCATAAAGGTTCTGAACAAGCCACATTTTCGTTACAAATGAATAACGATGAAGTAGAAAAATACCTAAATAGTCGCTATATAAGTTCCTCGGAAGCGTTTCCAATTTTctattcatgaacgttttccggcAGTAGTTCATttagcagttcatttggaaaatggacaaagagtttatttttataataatgaaaatctcCCAGATCGTGTTGACAATCCTTCATCAACGACACTTACAGCGTTCTCTGATCTTTGCAGAAGCGACGATTTTGCAAAAACCCTTTTATATCACGAAGTTCCTCAGTATTatgtgtggcaaaaaaattcattttctcgAAGAAAACGTGGGCAAGATGTTGAAGGATATCCCGGTGTGAAAAAAGACACAACTTTAGGCCGTGTTTACAACATTCATCCAACTCAAactgaatgtttttatttaaggatgTTACTGCAATATGTTCGCGGTCCAGTGTCATTTGAACATCTAAGGACCGTGAATGGTGTTATTTTCCAAACTTATCAAGGCGCTCGCAAGGAATTAGGGGTACTGGAGGGAGATGAACATTGGCAAAATACCATGTCCGATGCTGTCATATCCGAGTCAGCTACAAAATTAAGGGAATTATTTACCGCCATCATCGTTATATTTTGCCAACCATCTGACCCCCTAGAGTTATGGAATAAATTTCGTAATGCTTTATGTGAAGATATATTAAACAGACTGCGTAATGAGAATCAGGATATGACATTAGCATATAATGATGATGTATACAATGAAGGACTAATCATAATTGAAGATAAAATTCATGAGATTTGCGACAAATTCCTAACTGATTTTGGGCTTCCtgcattaaaaagaaattattcgcTTTTGGACCCGTTAGAAGTAGCATTGAGAAAACCATAtgatataaatgaattaaatgagTATATTATGCAAAATGAACCAAGATTAGTTAATGACCAGGTGACAGCGTATAATGGTGTTCTGCAAAGTGTTCGTTTCAATGAaggaagaactttttttttggatgctCGCGGTGGGACCGGCAAGACCTTCATTACTAGTCTTATATTAGCAAAAGTAAGGTCTCAGGGATAGCTAGCCTTAGCAGTGGCGTCGCCAGGTATCGCTGCAACTTTATTAGCAGGTGGACGCACAGCTCATTCCGCTTTTAAATTGCCCCTAAGTGTTTCTTTAGAGAAAAATAGCGTGTGCTTTATACGTAAAAATGGCCCTTTGGGAAAAGTTTTACAAGATGTCAGTTTAATAATCGGGGACGAATGTACCATGATCCATAGAGCTTACGTAGAAGCTCTAGACAGAACTCTTAGAGATCTTAGAAGCTGTGATAAAATCATGGGTGGGATTACTGTTATGTTTGCTGGGGACTTTCGACAAACTTTACCCGTAATAGTAAGGGGAACCAGAGCAGACATTGTAAAGTCTTGCCTTAAAAGTTCTCCATTATGgaagtttgtaaatattttaaaattctcgaCAAATATGAGACCCCTTTTGGGGGGAGGTAGTATAACTTTCCcttcaaaattacttttagtaGGAGATGGGAAAATacctcattttcaaaataaaattgaaattgaccgGGATTTCGGAGTAAGAGTAGGTAACATTGAGgatttaatatcaaaagtttACCCTGACATCagcgaaatagaaaataaagatcACCAATGGATGTGTCAAAGGGCAATATTGGCGGCGAGAAACAGTAGCGTGGACGAAATTaatg encodes the following:
- the LOC126765307 gene encoding piggyBac transposable element-derived protein 4-like; amino-acid sequence: MSLERLMNISRCLRFDSAADRDERRQRDKLAPIKKIWDQWNRQLRSYYHLQENVTIDEQLVPFRGRCSFRQYIPSKPAKYGLKIWALCDSKSKYAWSMEVYLGRARNTQPERNQGERVVLSLSEPLPRGHTITCDNFFTTYNLAVQLLRRNITLVGTVSKNKLFLPGEIVDMKEKNISESKFLFTENVTIVSYVPKQYKFVVALSSLHHSPLVDEGDRKKPEIILHYNKTKAGVDAHDQLVANYTCKRQTKRWPVALFSNIYTNIIKLKSLFVCLNALISETTGSN